One window of Daphnia carinata strain CSIRO-1 chromosome 7, CSIRO_AGI_Dcar_HiC_V3, whole genome shotgun sequence genomic DNA carries:
- the LOC130699284 gene encoding inositol 1,4,5-triphosphate receptor associated 2-like: MDRSHTSTDNGEVSSTSTMPDSAKSGNKTYTLKPGRKFGLTGQRHNHQQQVFVNSFTSGGSTADGRRMSVREEQRNSWMYSLSEQEMEDKYNAICLAIRTENLTLGQRLEHQHAERDLVENNLSQEVRVLHSLFLTLKQEVARSQASPYRDGLSSVGWNEIFIKVANQLDAVHSSATRISSSAESLGAVEYEARLSAAVQVLILYVDHIKRKWEKEHHELEETKRILKESGVNVAQCLAALPDRLGASANPQPSGPVSKRRASFPAAPFRRISLKPPPLVLGNARLSTTLSDPSANNDCVSATVPIAEEREDAAESDHPPPSASSIKTGDHCQQEAGKTALTPSQSPAYLPSAQSALATPSASTASSANVPSAPGVSVTIRRRGVGGLKSHSWSSGHTTSGLLDRRESAEASGRLVGAKTSWFSKAGQWTRLQLKQWRKTAATYTSSYAEQWTSLRQKRLQLLRYSASACFLLAALVSIVVTFVPSSGTPSPYNATVMPGHRTGR; the protein is encoded by the exons ATGGATAGGTCGCACACGTCGACCGATAACGGAGAAGTTTCATCAACATCCACCATGCCGGATTCGGCTAAAAGCGGAAATAAGACGTACACGTTAAAACCTGGCCGTAAATTTGGATTGACTGGCCAGCGACATAATCATCAGCAACAGGTCTTTGTGAATAGTTTCACTAGTGGTGGCAGCACTGCCGATGGACGCCGGATGTCTGTACGCGAAGAGCAGCGCAACAGCTGGATGTATTCGCTGTCCGAGCAGGAAATGGAGGACAAGTACAACGCTATTTGCTTAGCGATCCGCACGGAAAATCTGACCCTCGGTCAGCGACTGGAGCACCAGCACGCCGAACGTGATCTGGTTGAGAACAATTTGAGCCAGGAAGTGCGGGTCCTTCACTCACTTTTTCTC ACGCTGAAGCAAGAAGTGGCCCGGAGCCAGGCAAGCCCTTATCGCGACGGATTGAGCAGCGTCGGATGGAACGAGATCTTCATCAAAGTGGCCAACCAACTGGACGCGGTCCACAGTTCGGCGACGAGAATCAGTTCGTCGGCCGAATCGCTCGGCGCCGTTGAATACGAGGCCCGATTAAGCGCCGCCGTTCAAGTCCTTATCCTTTACGTCGACCACATCAAA cGCAAATGGGAAAAGGAACATCACGAACTGGAAGAGACGAAACGGATCCTCAAAGAAAGTGGTGTCAATGTTGCTCAGTGCTTGGCTGCTCTACCCGATCGTCTGGGAGCGAGTGCCAATCCACAACCTAGCGGACCAGTCAGTAAAAGACGGGCCAGTTTCCCTGCAGCCCCCTTTCGCCGTATTTCACTCAAACCGCCTCCGCTGGTCCTAGGTAATGCACGACTGTCGACAACGCTGTCGGATCCATCAGCCAATAATGATTGCGTGTCGGCTACCGTACCGATAGCCGAAGAACGGGAAGACGCAGCCGAGTCTGACCACCCGCCACCTTCGGCGTCTTCCATCAAAACTGGCGACCATTGCCAACAGGAGGCTGGCAAAACGGCACTTACTCCGTCTCAATCGCCAGCTTATCTGCCGTCCGCACAATCAGCGCTAGCTACACCATCGGCCTCGACCGCAAGTAGCGCAAATGTTCCATCTGCTCCCGGCGTATCAGTCACGATTCGAAGAAGGGG GGTCGGTGGCTTGAAGAGCCACAGTTGGAGTAGCGGCCATACCACCAGCGGATTGCTGGATCGTCGGGAGTCGGCTGAAGCTTCTGGACGACTGGTTGGAGCTAAAACAAGCTGGTTCTCCAAAGCGGGCCAATGGACTCGCCTTCAGTTGAAACAGTGGCGCAAGACTGCCGCTACCTATACCTCGTCTTACGCCGAGCAGTGGACTTCCTTGCGACAAAAGAGGCTGCAATTATTGCGTTACAGCGCTTCTGCTTGCTTCCTTTTGGCTGCATTGGTATCGATTGTCGTCACGTTTGTTCCGTCTTCGGGTACCCCGTCGCCGTACAACGCGACAGTCATGCCCGGCCATCGAACGGGCCGTTGA